A region of Kribbella sp. NBC_01245 DNA encodes the following proteins:
- a CDS encoding ArsR/SmtB family transcription factor has protein sequence MDEVFKALADPTRRALLDSLNEHNGQTLSSLCASLDLTRQAVSKHLAVLEAAGLIATVRSGREKFHHLNAEPINAIADRWINRYDKQRVQALADLKIALEQPMTAPEFVYVSYIKTTPEKLWQALTEPAFTEQYWGVTLDSDWKPGSTVTFTQAGVTIEDPEQVVLEAEPGKRLSYTWHTFTPEFGKAFDFDDEWIATAAAEPRSKVTFDLEPSGDLVKLAVTHDAFPPGSVVLASVSQGWPHLLSSLKSLLETGHPLPEPA, from the coding sequence GTGGACGAGGTATTCAAAGCGCTCGCGGATCCGACCCGGCGAGCCCTGCTCGACAGCTTGAACGAGCACAACGGGCAGACGCTGAGTTCGCTGTGCGCATCCCTCGACCTGACCCGGCAAGCGGTGAGCAAGCACCTCGCCGTACTCGAAGCCGCCGGCCTGATCGCGACGGTCCGCAGCGGCCGGGAGAAGTTCCACCACCTCAATGCCGAGCCGATCAACGCCATCGCCGATCGCTGGATCAACCGCTACGACAAGCAGCGGGTCCAGGCGCTCGCCGACCTGAAGATCGCATTGGAGCAACCTATGACCGCACCGGAATTCGTCTACGTCAGCTACATCAAGACCACGCCCGAGAAGCTTTGGCAGGCGCTCACCGAGCCGGCCTTCACCGAGCAGTACTGGGGCGTCACCCTCGACTCCGACTGGAAACCCGGCTCAACCGTCACCTTTACCCAGGCCGGCGTGACCATCGAAGACCCGGAGCAGGTCGTGCTCGAGGCCGAGCCGGGCAAACGCCTGTCGTACACCTGGCACACCTTCACGCCCGAGTTCGGCAAGGCCTTCGACTTCGACGACGAGTGGATCGCGACGGCCGCCGCCGAGCCGCGCTCCAAAGTCACCTTCGACCTCGAGCCCAGCGGCGACCTCGTCAAACTGGCCGTCACCCACGACGCCTTCCCGCCCGGCAGCGTCGTCCTCGCCTCCGTCTCCCAGGGTTGGCCACACCTCCTCAGCTCCCTCAAGTCCCTCCTGGAAACCGGCCACCCGCTCCCCGAACCTGCCTAA
- a CDS encoding trypsin-like serine peptidase encodes MRTVVRATLLSFSLLAAPISVPAATAAAPAGITTVGPSAQAQARSYWTPSRLRAAVPVEKLMPKATLRSTLPVRLGAPAVVQPTAAAAAPVNAGSAWTFGGAIVKTEGRVFFLYGGRKASCSGTAVTSANKSTVITAGHCVRLGGAWHTNWVFVPAYNNGTAPYGTWTARLTSALPQWVASESFSYDVGAAVVDSLGGKLLTDVVGGQGITFSSALLKQVYAFGYPAAAPYDGTKLIYSSGAAVLAIPLFSDGYGLVSNLTGGASGGGWFQSFDPATGRGLLTSVNSYKIALSNLGVPLDVPAIFGPKFGADTQTLYNAMQKA; translated from the coding sequence ATGCGTACAGTCGTTCGCGCCACTTTGCTGTCGTTTTCGTTGCTCGCCGCGCCTATTTCGGTGCCTGCGGCAACTGCTGCCGCTCCAGCCGGAATCACGACGGTCGGCCCATCTGCGCAGGCCCAGGCCCGGTCGTACTGGACGCCGTCCCGGTTGCGTGCGGCCGTACCGGTCGAGAAGTTGATGCCTAAGGCAACTCTTCGGTCCACGCTGCCCGTCCGCCTCGGCGCTCCCGCCGTGGTGCAACCAACCGCGGCAGCCGCAGCACCAGTGAACGCCGGCTCCGCGTGGACCTTCGGTGGCGCGATCGTGAAGACCGAGGGCCGCGTCTTCTTCCTGTACGGCGGCCGGAAGGCGTCCTGCAGCGGCACGGCCGTCACGAGTGCCAACAAGAGCACGGTCATCACCGCAGGGCATTGCGTCCGCCTCGGAGGCGCCTGGCACACCAACTGGGTGTTCGTGCCGGCGTACAACAACGGCACCGCGCCGTACGGGACCTGGACTGCCCGCCTGACCAGCGCCCTGCCGCAGTGGGTCGCGAGCGAGTCCTTCAGCTACGACGTGGGTGCTGCGGTAGTCGATTCGCTAGGCGGCAAGCTGCTCACGGACGTCGTCGGCGGGCAGGGAATCACCTTCAGCTCAGCCTTGCTCAAGCAGGTCTACGCCTTCGGCTACCCGGCAGCAGCGCCGTACGACGGCACCAAGCTCATCTACTCGAGTGGCGCGGCAGTGCTCGCCATACCGCTGTTCTCCGACGGCTACGGCCTGGTGTCGAACCTGACCGGTGGTGCGAGTGGTGGTGGCTGGTTCCAGTCGTTCGACCCTGCGACCGGCAGAGGCCTTCTGACCTCGGTGAACAGCTACAAGATCGCCCTGTCAAATTTGGGCGTGCCACTGGACGTGCCGGCGATCTTCGGGCCCAAGTTCGGTGCGGACACGCAGACGCTCTACAACGCGATGCAGAAGGCTTAG
- a CDS encoding trypsin-like serine peptidase — MKRPTLRLSLLAAASVLLVSAPLSTASAINDKPAPVSAAAAVTAAQQADVTAYWTPERMRSATPMDQLVRRTGLPSSVDVPKGAATSFAPTAFPNGGSAWTGGGAIVKTEGRVFFTYTGRTASCSGTAVTSANKSTVITAGHCVKLDGAFHTNWVFVPAYNNGATPYGTWTAKKTFATPQWVASEDINYDIGAAAVNSLNGQSLTDVVGGQGVAFNQARGQRMYAFGYPAAAPYDGSKLIYCSGTVFNAFISNGIGMTCNMTGGSSGGGWFLNFSETTGLGTVNSVNSYKINFFPNWMFGPYFGTDAQNVYNAAQAA; from the coding sequence ATGAAGCGTCCCACCTTGCGTCTGAGCTTGCTGGCCGCCGCCAGCGTCCTGCTCGTCTCCGCACCACTTAGTACCGCCTCCGCCATCAACGACAAGCCCGCGCCGGTCAGTGCGGCCGCAGCCGTTACTGCCGCCCAGCAGGCCGATGTGACCGCCTACTGGACGCCTGAGCGGATGCGCTCGGCTACACCGATGGACCAGCTCGTACGACGTACTGGGCTGCCGTCGTCGGTAGACGTGCCTAAGGGCGCTGCGACGTCCTTTGCCCCGACAGCCTTTCCCAACGGCGGTAGCGCCTGGACCGGCGGGGGAGCGATCGTGAAGACCGAGGGCCGGGTCTTCTTCACCTACACGGGCCGTACGGCGTCCTGCAGTGGTACGGCCGTCACGAGTGCCAACAAGAGCACGGTCATCACTGCCGGGCACTGCGTCAAACTCGACGGGGCGTTCCACACGAACTGGGTGTTCGTCCCGGCGTACAACAACGGCGCCACGCCGTACGGCACCTGGACCGCCAAGAAGACGTTCGCGACACCGCAGTGGGTCGCGAGCGAGGACATCAACTACGACATCGGTGCCGCCGCGGTGAACTCGCTGAACGGCCAGTCGCTCACGGACGTCGTCGGTGGTCAAGGCGTCGCGTTCAACCAGGCGCGCGGGCAGCGGATGTACGCCTTCGGATACCCGGCGGCGGCGCCGTACGACGGGTCCAAGCTGATCTACTGCAGTGGCACGGTCTTCAACGCCTTTATCAGCAACGGAATCGGCATGACCTGCAACATGACCGGCGGTTCCAGCGGCGGCGGTTGGTTCCTCAACTTCAGTGAGACCACTGGACTCGGCACGGTCAACTCTGTGAACAGCTACAAGATCAACTTCTTCCCCAACTGGATGTTCGGGCCGTACTTTGGCACTGACGCCCAGAACGTGTACAACGCCGCCCAGGCCGCATAG
- a CDS encoding ATP-dependent DNA ligase, protein MRLPVMPPVAPMLAKAVKQIPDGDLSFEPKWDGFRSIIFRDGDEVEIGSRNEKPMTRYFPELVEAFLAELPERCVIDGEIVLVGADGNRLDFEMLQQRIHPAASRVKMLSETTPARFVAFDLLALGDVDYTERPFAERRAALEKALAGVKAPVHLTPATADKAVAQEWFEQFEGAGLDGVIAKPLDGHYLPDKRTMFKIKHERTADCVVAGYRLHKSGPERIGSLLLGLFNTDGVLASVGVIGAFPMARREELFQELQPLVTDFDDHPWAWAKQEEGNRTPRNAEGSRWQAGKDLSFIPLRPERVVEVRYDHMEGVRFRHTAQFVRWREDRTPESCTYEQLEEPVKFDLDDVLNANIV, encoded by the coding sequence ATGCGACTTCCCGTGATGCCGCCGGTCGCGCCGATGCTGGCGAAGGCGGTCAAGCAGATTCCGGACGGCGACCTGAGCTTCGAGCCCAAGTGGGACGGTTTCCGGTCGATCATCTTCCGCGACGGGGACGAGGTGGAGATCGGCAGCCGCAACGAGAAGCCGATGACCCGCTACTTCCCGGAGCTGGTCGAGGCGTTCCTGGCCGAGCTGCCGGAGCGCTGCGTGATCGACGGCGAGATCGTGCTGGTCGGTGCCGACGGCAACCGGTTGGACTTCGAGATGTTGCAGCAGCGGATCCACCCGGCCGCGAGCCGCGTGAAGATGCTGTCCGAGACGACGCCGGCGCGGTTCGTCGCGTTCGACCTGCTGGCGCTCGGCGATGTCGACTACACCGAGCGCCCGTTCGCCGAGCGGCGTGCTGCCCTGGAGAAGGCGCTGGCCGGCGTCAAAGCGCCGGTCCACCTCACCCCGGCGACCGCGGACAAGGCCGTCGCGCAGGAGTGGTTCGAGCAGTTCGAAGGCGCCGGGCTCGACGGTGTGATCGCGAAGCCGCTCGACGGGCATTACCTGCCGGACAAGCGCACGATGTTCAAGATCAAGCACGAACGTACGGCGGATTGCGTCGTCGCGGGTTACCGGCTGCACAAGAGTGGGCCGGAGCGGATCGGCTCGTTGCTGCTCGGGTTGTTCAACACCGACGGCGTGCTGGCCAGCGTCGGCGTGATCGGCGCGTTCCCGATGGCTCGGCGCGAGGAGTTGTTCCAGGAGTTGCAGCCGTTGGTGACCGACTTCGACGATCACCCGTGGGCGTGGGCCAAGCAGGAGGAAGGTAATCGGACCCCGCGCAACGCCGAGGGCAGCCGCTGGCAGGCCGGTAAGGACCTCAGCTTCATCCCGCTGCGGCCCGAGCGCGTTGTCGAGGTGCGGTACGACCATATGGAAGGCGTCCGCTTCCGTCACACCGCGCAGTTCGTCCGCTGGCGCGAGGACCGGACGCCCGAGTCGTGCACCTACGAGCAGCTCGAGGAGCCGGTCAAGTTCGACCTCGACGACGTGCTGAACGCCAACATCGTCTGA
- a CDS encoding ABC transporter ATP-binding protein, whose product MSMRMGSMGGSPMSWRRQDLSVVNQKLAKGTLKRILTFAKPFTLQITFFLLLVIVSAVLVIASPLLFKKIVDDGIIKGDAGLVTMLALIVALLAVVEAGLGLVQRWFSARIGEGLIFDLRTKVFAHVQRMPVAFFTRTQTGALVSRLNNDVIGAQQAFTSTLSGVVSNVISLVLVVGAMLVLSWQLTIVAILLLPVFLLPARYLGRRLAAMTREQMQLNADMSTAMTERFSVGGALLVTLFGRPDVENAQFAERSGRVRDLGIRIAMLGRVFFTALTLVAALATALVYGVGGNLAVRNTLTVGTLLALVALLGRLYGPLTALSNVRVDVMTALVSFERVFEVLDLKPMIADAADATDLPRDAATVSFEHVGFSYPTAEEVSLASLESVAVLDKRASAEVLRDVSFTVAPGNMVALVGPSGAGKTTITNLVARLYDVTAGAVRIGGHDVREVTLRSLHQAIGYVTQDAHMFHDTIRANLAYAQPEATDEEMADALRAAQVWDLIAALPDGLDTVVGDRGHRLSGGERQRLAIARLLLKAPRIVVLDEATAHLDSESEAAVQRALDSALEGRTSLVIAHRLSTVRNADLILVVDAGGIVERGTHLELLARDGLYADLYRTQFAPEPNPV is encoded by the coding sequence ATGTCAATGCGCATGGGCTCGATGGGCGGTAGCCCGATGAGCTGGCGACGCCAGGATCTGTCGGTCGTCAACCAGAAGCTTGCCAAGGGCACGCTGAAGCGCATCCTGACCTTCGCCAAGCCGTTCACGCTGCAGATCACGTTTTTCTTGCTCTTGGTGATCGTGTCGGCCGTTCTGGTGATCGCCTCGCCACTGTTGTTCAAGAAGATCGTTGACGACGGCATCATCAAGGGCGACGCCGGTCTGGTCACCATGCTGGCGCTGATCGTCGCGCTGCTCGCGGTGGTCGAGGCGGGCCTCGGGCTGGTCCAGCGCTGGTTCTCCGCGCGGATCGGTGAAGGCCTGATCTTCGACCTCCGGACCAAGGTGTTCGCGCATGTGCAGCGGATGCCGGTCGCGTTCTTCACCCGCACCCAGACTGGCGCGCTGGTGTCCCGGCTCAACAACGACGTGATCGGCGCTCAACAGGCCTTCACGTCGACTTTGTCCGGCGTCGTCTCGAACGTGATCAGCCTGGTGCTGGTCGTCGGCGCGATGCTCGTGCTGTCGTGGCAGCTGACCATCGTGGCGATCCTCTTGCTGCCGGTCTTCCTGTTGCCCGCGCGCTACCTCGGCCGCCGGCTGGCCGCGATGACCCGGGAGCAGATGCAGCTCAACGCGGACATGTCGACCGCGATGACCGAGCGCTTCAGCGTCGGCGGCGCCCTGCTCGTCACGCTGTTCGGCCGTCCTGACGTGGAGAACGCGCAGTTCGCCGAGCGCTCCGGCCGGGTCCGCGACCTCGGTATCCGGATCGCCATGCTCGGCCGGGTCTTCTTCACCGCCCTCACCCTGGTGGCTGCGCTCGCGACGGCCCTGGTGTACGGCGTGGGCGGCAACCTCGCCGTCCGGAACACGCTCACCGTCGGGACGTTGCTCGCCCTGGTGGCGCTGCTCGGCCGGTTGTACGGCCCGTTGACCGCCTTGTCGAACGTCCGGGTCGACGTGATGACCGCGCTGGTCTCGTTCGAGCGCGTCTTCGAGGTGCTCGACCTCAAACCGATGATCGCCGACGCTGCTGATGCCACCGACTTGCCGCGTGATGCCGCGACGGTCTCCTTCGAGCACGTTGGTTTCTCCTACCCGACCGCGGAAGAGGTCTCGCTCGCCTCGCTGGAATCCGTTGCAGTGCTGGACAAACGCGCCTCCGCCGAGGTTTTGCGCGACGTCAGCTTCACCGTTGCCCCCGGCAACATGGTGGCCTTGGTCGGTCCGTCCGGTGCCGGCAAGACGACCATCACAAACCTCGTGGCCCGCCTGTACGACGTGACTGCGGGCGCGGTGCGGATCGGCGGCCACGACGTCCGCGAGGTGACCTTGCGATCCCTCCACCAGGCCATCGGGTACGTCACCCAGGACGCGCATATGTTCCACGACACCATCCGCGCCAACCTCGCCTATGCCCAGCCGGAGGCCACCGACGAGGAGATGGCTGACGCGTTGCGCGCGGCCCAGGTGTGGGACCTGATCGCGGCCTTGCCGGATGGGCTCGACACCGTGGTGGGGGATCGCGGTCACCGGCTTTCGGGTGGCGAGCGCCAGCGGCTCGCGATCGCGCGGTTGCTGCTCAAGGCACCGCGCATCGTCGTACTCGATGAAGCCACGGCACACCTCGACTCCGAGTCCGAGGCGGCCGTGCAGCGTGCTCTCGACAGTGCCCTCGAAGGCCGTACGTCGCTCGTGATCGCGCACCGCCTCTCCACCGTGCGCAACGCCGACCTGATCCTCGTCGTCGACGCCGGCGGCATCGTCGAACGCGGCACCCACCTCGAACTCCTCGCCCGCGACGGCCTCTACGCCGACCTCTACCGCACCCAATTCGCCCCGGAGCCCAACCCCGTCTGA